acttagtgtccatgcttgtgagtgcttgggagccctccatcacacacatacttgatagcgatcatccgattgtgtgagtgtgcgattctagtgcgattgcatcatgaggttgcatcgagtggcactaggtgatcgagttgcgagccagtggtgcttgttactcttggaggttgccacctcctagacggcttggtggtggtctccgtcgaagcacgcaagaagcttgtgcggcgctccggagaagtgcttgtgaggggcattgtgcttgccccgcgggagtcgcgaagagcaactctagtaaagtgtgtcattgagctaccctcactcaaggggtaggttcttgcggcgcccgacgtgcgggcttagcgggtgatgctaattagccgccgaaccaccaagtgagcggtcgacacaatggggactagcgtgttggcaaacacgtgaacctcgggagaaaaatcatcgtgtcaaccttgttcttcccgttggtttgcatcccctttacacaagcttgcaattacttttatacatattaagcttgtgtagttgctcttgtaattagttagcttgtgtagcttactaagttaccttcttgcttgtgtagcatagaagtagctcccttgcgtggctaatttggttttagtaaccttgttagtcgcattgcttagtttgtgtagctaagtatttgcgctctctaattaggcattggttgccttgttattgagctttgctagtgagcttagttggctttgtgcttttgcttactagcatgtgtaggagcttccttgttgcttaaagtactagtggcataggtttgtgtgaccttgctcctagaattgtttaggagagctctagctagcccggcaccttagttgcataattagtatctttgcaaggtgctagtgaacatatatagaggggtgtagtcttggctagaccgattgtttttattccgcatttatatcggttagccgacgtgattaattttagaaaagactattcaccccccccccccctctagtccgccatctcgacccttcagatgccatgcgcatcccctggtcggtgctccacccagtgagctctcccttccacgacgTGATCCTAGGAGTGCAGGCATatccactcgggcagatcgacctacccatcacgtGTGGCGACCGAGCTAACTTTCGCTCGGTGgtgctcacctttgaggtggtggacttctcgaggtcttaccacgccatcttgggccgcccatgctacgccaagttcatggcggttcccaactacacctacctaaagctaaagatgctaggaccgaatggcgtcatcactgtgggtagcaccttctcgcatgccttcacgtgcgactacgagcattatgagctcaccactgccatcatcaactgtTCTAAGCTCCCACGGCTCAGGGAGTCATTGACCCCAGCAGTcccggactgcaacaaaccaacccccTCGACGGCCTTTCGCCCGCTCGAGGAAACTAAgacggtggggatcgaccccactgatcCAACCAAGACagtgcggatcgggacccagctctcggccaaataggaatgcaagctcgtcgacttcctacgtgccaatcgcgatgtcttcacatggaaaccaTCTAACATGCCGGGCATAAAGCGAGATGTCGCCAAGCATGCACTGTGCCTCATCCCGggctcgaagcccaccaagcaacgcctgtgccactttgatgatgagagacgcagggccataggcgaggaggttgtcaaactcctagcagccagattcatcagagaggtattccactccgactggcttaccaatcctgttcttgttaagaagAAGACCGGAAAATGGAAAATATGCatcgattatactggcctcaacaaggcgtgcccaaaggatcactttcttttgccgcgcatagaccagatagtcgactccacctcgagatgcgagatcctctcctttctggatgcctacttaggctatcactagattgcgatgaaagagtccgatcaactcgcaacctcgttcatcaccccatatggttcgtactgctacataaccatgcctttcagcctgaagaacgctggcaccacctatcaacggtgcatgcagcaatgcttcaccgaccaaattgacccgctcgacCAACCTGATCAGGTCGACCGGCCAAAACCAaccatcgccgtctatgttgatgacatagtggtcaaaatggctcaagcttgcgacctgatcgtgaacttggccatgacattcgtgaacctccgaaggttcaacatcaaattgaatcctaaaaaatgtgtttttggggttccgaaggggaagctgcttggatacatcgtgtccgaacgtggtatcgaggccaaccccaaaaaatcacagccatctccaacatggaccctatacgcaatgtcaagggcgtacaaaggctcatcgGCTGTCTAGCcaccctgagccggttcatctcctggctcggcgaGCGAGGGATACCTCTCTACAAGCTACTAAAAAGGACAGACACatttgtctggactgaggaaaAACAATAGGctttagagagcctcaaagcatcactgacgtcggccctaatcctcgtcgctcccgaatagggagaacccctcctcctctacatcgtggcaagccaccacatggtgagcgccgccctagtcatcgaaagggaggagccaggacaccaccttaaggtccaacgacccgtatacttcatcagggaggtactcaccgaccccatgatctggtacccccaggtgtaaaaactcctatacgctgtgctaatggcgacccagaagctcctgcactacttcaccaaccatgaagtcatggtcgtcacttcatacccgctcgggggCATCGTCCGCAACCACGACACCgtgggacgaatctccaagtgggcactcaaactcatgggccatgacatcaggtatatcctccgtactgctattaagtcttaggctctcatggattttaccaccaaatggatggaggtccagctaccaacctgtcgggtaccatagaaagaggtcccctaagcaacaaccaaaaaatcgcttagaccccgtcaaaatcaatgccaagagacaaactattggctaacccctggCCTTGACcgaggccaccgactctccgcctcgctcaaggcctcagATGGTCTACCGATTTTCTGCCTCACTCAGAGCCtcacacgaaaggcctcggacggggaaccgattctccgtctcgcccgaggcctcacGCGTAAAGCCTCAAACAAGAtgtcgattctccatctcgcttgaGGCCGGCTCAGTAATAACCccatcgcctctgcctcgaccgatctccccaaCAGAGTGTCACATCCAATTAAtgtgaccaaccactcccgcaacatcAGACGGACGACAGCACGACACAGCAGAGCAGTCGACAAGACGGGAAGTCGCATTAGCACCATACCATCCGGGACATGACaagacagggcaggggttaccagccGCTGTGCTCAGTACTATGCCCACAACCGGTGCTCGcactgcactatgctacctaacccctagAGTGCCCACAACCGGTGCtcgcactgcactgtgctacctaacccctgctccaggaacaacgcggcatggggagtcaagtctgggtcactatagcctcggaatcagtgtacaggaccaactgctccctccatgcctcggcaatctactttagggtctcggcaaccttgggattcgcgcccgccaagccccccatgatggctcagcctcggcaccaactgagcctcggctcttcacgcggTCAACGCACAGCGACCAGCATGTCGCCTGccaggccctgcgtcaagctatcactggagctcccacatcgcgcaggatcggatgtgaccagcgcgttgctccagcactttAAGGATAGGACCACTCCATCGACTGTGCCGCTAtagtaataggctacagggctcggacatgccacttCTGTTCACACGATGccacgtagctaacacatgtatcacctctgtccccccttcaactataaaagggagagactagGGCTGTTTCTAGAGGAGGACAGACTTACTCTCACGCTCGCACACACTCAAGCATAGACGAGCGCATGAGATAGACGAACACGCATAGGAAGAGGAACAGACGAATTCACTCACTCATGCGtaagcaacactctgtaacacacacgcttccccatggcttgagatcaacatctcaagcaagtcacatcgctccacgcagagacctaggactaactccctctctcaccctgcttgtaaccccctactacaagcacctcggtgcaaggaatacaagatcaatctcttagactagacgtagggcacctattgcctaaaccagtataaaccttgtgtctccttgcatcaccatccgggattaggggcatgcagtatatcttcactagttggttgagggcccgccggtccaaaacactgacagttggcgcaccagatagggggctctgcgtgtcagcttcatcatcccaacgagttccagatggcagaccctGTGCGACCACTGCATCTCGGCACGAtaatctggtttgggagcctagagttcatgtctctaggacatgagtacgatatggtacttctcTCACCCAGAATCCCACTGACCGTCGATGATGTCACGCCCCAGTAGcctaggcgtaggcggcgccTAGGCCACCGCTCTCATCATGCTCGCCAGGCACGGCACGGGCGGGACCACCCTGGCATCacgcaagctcagggcgacgcgCCGCGCTCCACCGatatcccatgcccagctgttggcataaggtccctagttggggacctatctagcctgagcctagacaagggaaagacgccggtggcgcgcggcgatgccccatcatcaagctctgccccaccacctcctgaggagtcaacTTTGGTGGAGCAAAGCctagcgatggcaccatccccataccccttcgggttgagaaatgccaccaccACCTATGCTTTCTcctacgcttctgctcacgcagagccctcaggacgccaccaacgcttcacCCTCAACTTCGACACCACGacttcgacccacacccacgctgactcctcggaggaggatgaggcatggacCGGAGTGGACTTCTCCAGacttcgcgaccctgaagccatgcgtcgCTTCCTGTCCACGAGCAACTActacttcggctactccgactctaacGACGAAGCCACTTATGACCCTACtcgcgagtgcttccacgtcggactcagGATGCCGAGCATAGGCGATGAGGACAAAGGGGCAGGCAACCATTCCCTGCTTCATCAGGGGGCAGGTGATGCCACACCTCCACGTGTTGTCCCACCGGCAACATGGAACAAGAACCTCGCCCCCGGACAACTTCAATgcctagacctggagcagctccatgagcttcaggccaaggtcgaacaagaccgactccttctatagcagcttcgagacactctcgagcaggagcagcgaggtcgcggtgatggcggaggagcccgacggagggcccacgacgtccaccaccgcatcaacgacgatgaagggggtgagcaacccccaatcttcaatcatgctagccagaacatcgtggctgtggcgatgctagtccgaacgatgcccaagccctctaccatggaggggcaACGGGTCTGTggcgagctccgagatctcctcgaGACTGCCACGGTGCAGCAGGTCGAGAGTTCCACCTTCCAACGGCGTAGAGGCGCCTTGGAGCTTCCCACAACACcacctcggtaggatagggaggcctcggttcaccCCAAGCCCGCTCGGGCACCGACAGTCAACAGGGTCCCCTTACTACATGACCGCCTCAgcaaccgacgcgaggcgcagggtgaccatgaggtggtcagtaggcgacAGCGCCACGACAGTGAGGGGCCCACCTGGGGCTACCATCTACACCGAGGTGGCTGTTACGACAGTGGGGAAGACCGCAGTACTTCTcctgagccacctggccctcgagtctttagcagagccatccgcgTTGTTCATTTCTCGGCCCGATTTTGGCAACCAGCCAACCTGACAAAGTAcagtggcgagaccaaccccaaacTTTGGCTGGccaattaccgcctggcctgtcagctaggcggcgcggacgatgacctgctcatcatccacaacctcccgcTGTTCCTGTTAGACTCGgtgtgagcctggctcgaacacctccctccctcacagatccacgactggcgtgacttggtaagggtcttcgtcaggaacttttagggcacgtacgtgcgccctaggaactcctaggacctcaagagttgtcgccagggcctggatgagtctctccgagacttcatctggcacttctccaagaaatgcaccgagttgccaagcATTGGCGACTCggaaatcgtccaggctttcctctccggcactacctgccgagacctggtctgaGAGTTGGGTTGGAACGTGCCAACCTCAGCGGCCgcactccttgacatcgccaccaacttcgcctcgggcgaagaggccatTAGGGTCATCTTTCCCGACAACGACgctaaggggaagcggagggacgaggcccctggggcctcggctccctacctccccaagaaaaagaagaagggtcgccaggggaagcaggaagtcctcgagGCTAGCCTAGTCACATccgcagagcgcaagaatccctgaggccctagaggccccaggctcttcgacgacatgcttaagaaaccgtgcccttaccaccagggcccggtgaagcatgctctcaaggagtgcaccatgctttggtgttactacaccaagctcaggctccccgacgatgatgccaagaggaggggcgccggcgacagggatgatgacaaggacgacgggttccccgaggtgcacaatgccttcatgatctttggcgggccttcagcgtgcctcatggcACACCAGCGGAAGAGggagcgccgggaggtcttctcggtgaaggtggccgctcctcggtacctcaactggtctcgggaggcgatcaccttcgaccaGGATTACCatcccgattatgtcccaaaccccgggcagtacccacttgtcgtcgaccccatcaccggcaacacccggctcactaaggtattgatggacggaggtagcggcctcaacatcctctacgccaacaccttggagctcctagagcttgatcagtcgcagctccggggtgacgccgcgcctttccatggcattgtgtcGGGGAAACACACATGGCCCCTCGGGTGCATCGACCTGCCTGTCtgcttcggtactccctccaactaccgcaaggaggtcctcaccttcaaggtggttgggttcaagggaacctaccatgccatcctggggcgaccatgctacgccaagttcatggtggtccccaactacacctacctcaagctcaagatgccgggccccaacggcatcatcactgttGAGTCCACGTacaagcatgcatacgactacgacatcgagtgcatcgagtacgccgaggctaccgtagaggccgagaccctcatcatcaacctcAACCGGCTCggtagcgaggcgcctgactccaagcgtcacgccgggactttcgagcccgcagaggccatcaagctcatcccggtcgaccccacctgcctcGATaatcgggcgctgaggatcagcgccaccctcgacatcaaataggaagccgtgctcatcgactttctttgcgtgaatgccgatatgttcgtgtggagtccctcggacatgccgggcataccgagggaggtcgccgagcacgccttagacatCTGGGCCGGCTCTaggccagtgaagcagcgcctgcgctaatttgatgaggaaaagcgcaaggccatcggcgaggaggtgtagaagcttttggtggctggattcatcaaagaagtatcccatccggagtggttagctaatcctatattagttaagaagaaaaatgggaagtggagaatgtgtgtagactacaccggtctaaacaaagcatgtccaaaagtccctttcccattacctcaaatcgaccaaatcattgactccactgcgggatgtgaaaccctatccttccttgatgcgtattccggttaccatcagatcaagatgaaagagtccgaccagcttgtgacttctttcatcacaccatttggcatgtactgctatgtgactatgtcgtTTGGCCTTAGAAACataggggccacgtaccagcggtgcatgacccatgtctttggtgagcacatcgggtggaccatcgaggcctatgtggatgacatcgtggtcaagtccaggaaggccagtgatctcgtcagcgacttg
This DNA window, taken from Miscanthus floridulus cultivar M001 chromosome 13, ASM1932011v1, whole genome shotgun sequence, encodes the following:
- the LOC136500162 gene encoding uncharacterized protein; the encoded protein is MVVPNYTYLKLKMPGPNGIITVESTYKHAYDYDIECIEYAEATVEAETLIINLNRLGSEAPDSKRHAGTFEPAEAIKLIPVDPTCLDNRALRISATLDIK